gcatgctGCGATGAGTCATGGGTCATCAATTCTTctggaggacgtctgtggcttcttgactggaatagggttgtagtggacatgaggatctatgagcgttaggcacaactggttggtttgctttttgcacactgctcctactgttgacaagaaggctcactcaagtaatagagaagagttccagtttagcttgatatccaagacatggaaatcaactggaactagggcatattaccaatctgcacctctaggtctcttaTGATTTCTCCTGAGCTtctctgagaacaatccacaaaattGAATGACTCCTTGGAAGGCTCCACCTTCAGACCCAGATGAACTGCCATAACCCtgggtaggatgctgactgatgctcctatGATGCACATtgcatgtgggaattcaatacccttcacagtgcatggtattgcaaacttcccaggaccACTCTTAttcttcagtgtaatcctcttctttatcttttctctagcttcatagaacattctcctaatgtcttctttAGTCTTTTTGGTTTCTATGAAGAACATTcacaatctgtgggtaaaataagcctcctcgaatggcttttttagaggaatcctgaagactcacttttggaaactttccatttccttctcattagctcccctcttcagatgtttcgccactttttcctttcttttcctcatGGTTCTTCCCAAAGGAACCCTATCAACTTCCATAGGATCTGCTGCATCAACTGAATGTGTAGTGGTGGCCTCTGGGGTtatctgaaggtttgggttgtggCATGAGTGCATTGAGACGTGAAACgtctatctttggcatctgtACTCGGTATGTAAGAGGTGCGCGTCGATTGATGGGCGCTGGAAGTTGTCGATTGATGGCGTTCTctttctgtcgatcgatggcagtaTCAGAATGTtgattgattttgacataaacagggctgggcggatgtgggtgtcttgctgcgaactcctcgtgagtcaggatcctcacggcattgcaagatATGGTTGACTCCGTAGatgtcatcgatcgatgctctggagaGATGTCGATCGGTTTTGATTGAAATCCGTCAATTGACGTTCGATGTccggcgtcgatcgacaccaatgcgatccgccGATACTCatcgaactttcgccttcgaaatctccttcttgcagattctcctgcttcaccacttggcagaaatcatcatctatgatggcattcacgagGTGCTTCgtcacatcatcccctacccCTTTTGTAAAGACTTCTTGCCTCTTAATagcttctcctgtctgaacaacctgcatctccggcttcttcacatgagtgctcaaggtctcaaactttgtgttcaaaTTGGTGTAGACAGAGTCAATCTTCCCAATGAAGTCCACCGTCATGCGCTGCTGtccctcaagaaccctatcaagcatctcttcaatctttttctcttgagtaggtggtggtggcttctggtagtaggagtttCCATAACccttgttgttgctgctgtaGTTGTTgatgtagggtttctggtactgcaAACTCTGGTTGAAATTTCCCCTCTGTCCATTGCCATAAGAGTTTTTGTTCCCACTctggtttccagaaccttggaatccagttccactaatgaagttcacatcttcttctagctctgctctaccctctatGTCTACAACCTCTGCTTCCTCAACTAAGCAGACTTGcctcctgagaagcttgtgaacattgtccagctttgccttcacttcatccatctgatcattcccaagaaTGGTtgcagatctcttcctctcaaagtcagtgttcttggttcTGCTGCTGGATGCTAAGTTTTCAATAACTTTCACAGCCTCTTCTAGATTCctagtgttgaagttcccattgctggaagcatcaagagccatctgatattgcaccgcgatgcctctgtagaaagtacatAGCagctgtacttcattgaatccatggtgtggacaatctctctgataagatttgaatctgatccaggagcttcAGAATTATTCTGCAGGCTCCAGAGTGAATGTGgcgatcttgctcctcaagtcttccgCACgcacctcatcaaagaagttgcatAGTTGGAGGACGAATGGTTGATCTATTGGTGTAAAACTGATCAGGACGGTTGTAATCAGCCAACGTTCTGGGTTGAGCAGCCTCATCCCCCTGAGCGTttatcctctgacctgctgcattacgcagatgaccttcctggtcatgcaggtctccctTCTCATCATTTACAAGTATCAaggtcgcaaccatgtctcgcggctcagtatcgatcgatgttcagaCTGAAGTATCAATCGACGTCGGATGGAAGATGTCGGTCGACGGAAGAAGAGTGTCTTCGGTCGATGGTGGTGAGCGAGTGTCGGTCGACGAGACTGGTGTCTAGGTCGACGGTGGCTGACGAAAATCGAGCGACGAAcaagtgttgttgtcgatcgatgaggaacGTATTCCTTTGCGGATTGAACGTTCCAAGCTTGCCGGATCTGATGATaatagcagttgagtttccttgttgcttctggtactgctggacATGTACCTGGAaagtcaagaaaaaaaatttgtgtcagAAAGTGGTTTTAAGATGAAACCTAGACCAAACAATATTAAATCTATAAGGCAATCAAAGCtctccggcaacggcgccaaatttggtATTACTCAAATTACCcgaaggagtgaattactctctcaaataagaggttcagttgtagtacttaggaatCGAATCCATAGacagctagggaacctaataaatctaatcagattaGTTAAGCTAGgttgtttaatgatttaaatgtaaagttgcaggtttgtgagcaagtaattgctcgattgattgattgtggTTTTTTGGTACTTAAAtgaaaatagctagacttagggtttttattcaggtaatgaggattataatcctacagatgcctaataagttgtatgcatgacATTATAGAACTCAACACTTAATAACAAACCATTAGgctttcgctttctaggtttgtctattgaccagtgtcgatcgattattctataggaatatcgatcgatacacttgttgaaacgtcgaccgattattcaattggaatatcgatcgacgctcttggtcaagcgttaatgcgcAGATTGAATATGCTCGctaagcttcctagatcagctctcggcAACTCTAGtaatcttagctcaattaggatggattcagggtgtgatgcaagctatcgcttatgtctacaactcctagggcaagttctaggtatctaatctagaaacatgcattaatgacaatcctaaagatgaatatcacaacataGCAATCtttagttggggctaatccctcataacctatttaaaccctaaaatctaacaagagaaatactcaaacatggccaagcaattcataacattaataaggtataaaaactgcatagataaatagatagatatcaatggagttccaatcacaaatctctttggatcttctctccaatctactaaaaatcctagaaaacctttgctgtgaaaataataaaacaagaaagcacactttcctctaacatgttggcaaagcttatataattaggttaatactcatcaggggtaatcttgtaaataggtgaagacttgggctctaagtcggttgagaccaaacgggctttctgcgcgcttcgctgtcgatcgatgttacgATGTGAACATCAATCGACTATTCTTCCtcaatgtcgaccgatggtcgagctcgattgTCATatcgggtgcttactccaaaatgctcaaaaatatctttaaaatactccaaaatcattactttcctccaaatcactcatgatcctataaatatactaaatagactctataatataataattaatagttaacacacttataaaccatgggtaaaagtgggtcaaatccatggtgtaTCACAATTTACATCTCCCACCAGTCAAACCCGAAAAGTTTAGGAAATGGCATCATTGTGTGCGGCCACTTAGCCAAGGTTGTTTGAGATTTATGTTTCTTATTGAAAATTTTCAGGTTTCTGAATGTAACAATAAAGCATTTTACATATTCTAGATGACttcacaaaaccaaaatataggAAAAATGTTATAGACAGTAGAAGGCATTTGTAAATTTTTGGATGAGCTACcagaaataatatattagtgTATTTGTATCTAACAAAGTTTAAACGATGCATAAAACTACATTAGTTAGTGTAGAAACATCAAGAATTTTGCGAGTATCAGAAGTTTCAGTATGCCTTTAAGCATATTCaggaattttattaaaaaaaatcttaatgtGATATTATTATAAAGCATATATGTTATCGAAGAtatccatcaaaatattttaaagacaAAGTATTGATCTCACATGTGTTCCATAGAGTAATAATGATCACAAAGGATAATGATTACTTTCTTGGAGCTGATAAGGGTCTCTCATCTTTGTATATGTTCTGCTGTACACTTTGTCTCTAAAAAGAACCAATATCTCATCACAACAGAATCGCAATATCTCTCTTAAGATAGCTTCACTGAGACACTGACCAGTCGGGTTTCTGGGGTTAACGATCACCATTGCCCTTACATGCCATTAACCATGTGTCTTATTAATCAATAAAGAAGCTTCTGCATCAACAGTTCTGCTCATTATTATTCCTTGAGAGCAAGCCTGAGCAACAGAAAGCTTCTTCCTTTTTGGGTTTTCTTTTGCTTAAGTGTTGTGTTGGTGAATCCGTAGTatctagcttcttcttcttcttttccagtTTCATCTCTGGTAGTTTCCTCTGCATCTAGTTTCCAGTAGGGCcaagaacaaaaaattaatgattccGAGGGGAATCGAGACAGATGCAAGTGCCAACCAAGTTTAGTAAGACTagtggtttagccgctaggtTACGATGATTTGTCTattataatcaaaacataaatttgtttaaacttaaattatatatgatttatgtTTTGGAAAGGTTGTGATAAGTTCTGGATGggtttttaaaacaatatattagtGTGTTTTAAGCAAAGttttaagtaaaaatgaaaTGAGATCAAAAACTAAGAATTTGATATCTGCTTCTTGTAAAGTTTTAGGAAAGCACTCCAGAAGATccgatattaatatttttttgcttgGTTACACATGATAGGAATACGATGGGAAATTCATTCCCTACAAGGCTGGCACTGCCTAAGTTTAAGTAGCTTACTGAACATTTTAAGGTTTTTGAATGTAATAAGAaagcatgttatatattattgatGAGTTTCAATGCAAGAATAGTGAGGGTGAATCGTCGGTTATAGTAAACCCATAAATTTAGCCGCTAAGCTATGGTGAATCATCGGTTATAGTAAGACAATTTTAAGGCAATCCTTGTTTTGGATGGCTATCCTGAATTTGAAATAAATCTTCCAAAACAGTTCAAAAAGCGTGTAAGGGAATGTAAGGCAATCCTTGTTCTGGACGGCTATCCTTAATTGGAACTAAATCTTCCAAAACAAGCAAGGCAAAACaacataatcaaaatctataaGAAAATTCATTGGCTATAGAGGTAACAAAATATACTTCATTGTCTACAAAACAGAGAACACATATTAAACAAAAACCATTAATCTACAAACAAACATAGTTAATTGGGTACAGTCAAACTCTATGAACAAATTCACTGGGTACAAAAGTCACTAAATAGAGTTCATTTTCTACAAGTAGAGAATATTCATCTACAAACGAACAAATCTTGTACATGTCAAGAATATAAACAAACACATTCAGCTATAAACAAACACATGTCATTGACTATAAACAAATGTCATTAGCTAGTTGTTCCCATCTTGGCACCAAATCTTGTACATGTCAAGAATATGAAACGCATTCACATCTCAActcaaaaaaaactttattaaaacaaaacaagataaaaCCATGGATTGGGATTGGTCAGTTACTTACCTTTCAAGAATTGATTTTCCTTCCTTGTACTGTTGGTTCTTCTCAAAAGCAAACTCctgatttataaacaaaagtTTGATGCCAAAAAACATTTAGATAAGCAAAGGCAAAagctaaaaacaaaaacaggaGCATTGAATGTTTTCTTCTTACATATCTCCATCCAACATAAGAACCGCATTTAACGAAGTAAATAGCACTAAATCCagttttttttcccaaactagcactcaaggtcaaaagtcacaaaaatagcacttaatgttttatcaaaagtcacaaacttagggtttagagttaaagggtggagtttaggatttagggtttagggtttagggtttagagtttagggtttagagtttagggtttagggtttagggtttagggtttagggtttagggttttagggtttagagtttagggtttagggtttagggtttagagtttagagtttagagtttagagtttagggtttagggtttagggttcagggtttagggtttagggtttagggtttagagtttagggtttagggtttagagttgagaaatgaggttttggggataagatttcaaattttgaaaaataaaaaaattaaaattttcaaaggataaacttagaaaggtgctattttggtcattttagtttttgattgttatttttgtgatataaacctataaatgtgctattttggagatttgcccggCAAAagctaaaaacaaaaacaggaGCATTGAATGTTTTCTTCTTACATATCTCCATCCAACATAAGAACCGCATTTAACGAAGTAAATATCGGCAACAGTGTGCAGTCCAGTCATCATCATtctattttctttcttctcagCATACACATTGGCTCTGTCCACACAAAACCCAAAGGACTACTAGCAAATAACTAGTCCTATCGAGCTTTAACCACAAAATAAGGCAATGTTCAATGAGGAGGATGACTAAAGCCCAAATAAAACTTGAAAGTAGATTGATTTACACCTAAAGAGGTAAGCTTTCCCATGGCGTGattgaaaaattgtaaaaaaccAAGCAAACAATACATGTTGTTAATATCTTCTATCGACAAATAAAAtgcaaaaacattttaaatattttaagagTCCTACATTGTGAACCATAAACACTTAAACTGAATTAGACGATTGCATTTTAAGCATCAAGCCCGCAACCAATTTCACGCAGCTTAGGCACCAATCCTTATATGTGATTGAGGATCCAATATAATCTCAAGATGAAGtagccataaaaaaaaaaaactaacaatgaCTGAATCATAGATTGATTTAATTATTCCAGAAAAAACAGAGATGCAATGACAGTGTCAAGATGAACTAATACACAATTCTCCTCATTAAACATCATAAATGAATCCATGATCCAGAATTTCTGAGTTTTGACCATTGAGATTCAATACAATGCAAGAAACAATATGATGATGTTCCACAATCAATTTAGACAGATTACAATATTAGTTAGAAGAAACCCTACATATGAGTTATTTGAGAATAGAGAAATCACATATTTAGATTTAGCAGCagcaaataaatgaaaagaCCTTGGAGACGACATCATCGCAGATGGCGATATCAGTTTTGTCGTGCCTACGAAATACCTTTGATAAAAACAACGTAAAAACCTATAACGGCGCAACGATTGGGGCTGAGGGAAAGTACGCAGATAATGACAATAGAGATAATGACAACGGAGATTAGCGACGCTGAAGATGAGCAATGCCGAAGATGATGATGGCAGAGATGAGAAACGGTGGAGCCGTCGTGTTTGtaagtttccaaaaaaaatgtattatgtaattaaaaaagaaaagggtaaaatggtaaatatcaatattaaataaaacatttttgtgattttgggcCTTGAGATCTAAAATGAGAAGAAAAAGTTGATGTATGGTTATCTAAGGTCATTTCTCTTTATTTTGTGTTGAAATATAGATTTTTCATGTATTTGcggtttatttgttttgtttattaagaGTAGGGTATATAGTTTTAATTAATGAAAACTTGATATTACCTGAAAATCTTTTAGAGTTAAAATTGTTAAGAATAAACCAAatcaaatctaaattttaagttgttttcgattattttaatatttatattagaatGCAaggtattatatatttttgcaaTAACGTTTAATTTGTTATGCAATTATCTGGTTTAAATGGTTAGAATCGGTTTAGTTAAAACCAATGATGGTATGGTTTAACTTTGTAGGATTGGCAATATGTTACGATCATCcatttaatttcttaaaaaaaaaaaagaaagcactAGGAAATTTCCAAAGATACAAAATCATTCCCTCTTGTATCTCCCTCGCCATTAGACGCACCGAAACAAAACGGTTACTTACTTCACAAATCGTTGTACTCTCTGCAGATTTTCTCCTCAGAGCCACCACGATTTTTCCCTCAATCTACTTCTAATCCAAGCCATGGATTCAGCTACTCCAAAGAAGAGGAGGTGTTTGGTGAGTTTATCGATCGATTCATAGATGTTCATTCGATTAGGTTTTTGTAGCTAAGGATTTGAATCTTGAATTGTTCGATTAGGTTTTTGTAGCCAAGATTTGAATGTTGAATTGTTCGATTAGGTTTTAGAGTGGACAAGGATTCGATTAGGATTTGTTGGTGAGGGATTCGTTAAGGTTGCGAATATGATATCGATGGAGTTTGGCGCGTAGATTCTTTGTTCCGGTTATTGATTTCGACAGGTTTTGACAATTGAATTGCGGTTTGTTCCGGTTTAATCAATGGTCGAAAAACTGGTTCGGTCGGTCATTGACCCGGTTCAGACCTGAATTAGGTTACTTTGTTATGTCTCCTCTTCCTCGTCGCAAGCTTTAAGGATTGATTGAGCtagtttcatttatttttctttgcagCTGTTTGATCTAATTCAGCCTGCAGAACCATTAGCAGCTGCTGAAGCAATACAAGATCCACCACAAGCTGTGGAACCTCAACCACAAGAGACCATCAACAGGCAATACACATGTCCTAGTAACTTCAGAGACAGGTGTGCCCTGTTTGGTTGTGAAGTAGCTCTTCAGTCTCCTCAAGAAGAGGTCTATTACTGCTGTAGCAAGCATCTCCAGTTCTCTGAACTATGGTCCTCCTCTGAAACAAAGGCATACCAAGTTTACGATGTCTTGGAAAAGGACAGAACAGAACCCTTGTCGTTTGCTTGCCTCCTTCTCAAACTTGATGGAGTTGATTCTGGGATTCCAACCCTGGATACAGACCTTGTTTTCTCCAAGGTTCCTTGGGAGACGGGAG
The window above is part of the Brassica napus cultivar Da-Ae chromosome C8, Da-Ae, whole genome shotgun sequence genome. Proteins encoded here:
- the LOC125591807 gene encoding protein yippee-like At3g11230; this encodes MAREIQEGMILHDKTDIAICDDVVSKIFQSRHGKAYLFRANVYAEKKENRMMMTGLHTVADIYFVKCGSYVGWRYEFAFEKNQQYKEGKSILERYKIWCQDGNN